A stretch of the Glutamicibacter sp. JL.03c genome encodes the following:
- a CDS encoding FGGY-family carbohydrate kinase, producing MATQLNGPTAREIITSGHAVLGIEFGSTNIKASLIGPDHQQLASGSHAWENQYEDKNWTYSREAIIAGLQDCMAQVLADAQERHGARPTRLGSIGISAMMHGYLAFDAAGELLVPFRTWRNTSTAQAAAELSEALDFNIPQRWSVAHYFQALLNGEEHVSQVSKLNTLAGFVHELLTGNFVLGVGDAAGMFPIDSATGSYDARMLSAFDAVAAKHGATTGLSALLPAALPAGADAGTLSEAGSLLLDPTGQLQHGSPMCPPEGDAGTGMVATNSVAQRTGNISAGTSIFAMVVLDAPLREVHHEIDVVTTPDGHPVAMVHCNNGASEFAAWAQVFGQFAQALGSEADGNAVFETLLRAALDGAADGAGLLAYNNLSGEPVADLAEGRPAILRTPDSTLNLANLMRVQVYAMFATLSLGLRVLAAEGVEVKQMFAHGGIFRTAGVAQRLLAAAINTPVLVGDSAGHGGAWGIAVLAAYRRRVLDGLAQSLPEFLDSEVFAGAALNLAEPLDDDRAGFEAYLETYEAGLAIQRTAITAI from the coding sequence ATGGCAACACAGCTCAACGGGCCAACAGCCCGCGAGATCATCACCAGCGGTCATGCCGTGCTGGGCATCGAATTCGGTTCAACGAATATCAAAGCCAGCCTGATTGGCCCGGACCATCAACAGCTGGCCAGCGGCAGCCATGCCTGGGAAAACCAGTACGAGGACAAGAACTGGACCTACTCCCGTGAAGCGATCATCGCCGGCCTGCAGGACTGCATGGCCCAGGTGCTTGCCGATGCCCAAGAACGCCACGGTGCCCGCCCAACACGGCTAGGCTCCATCGGCATCTCCGCAATGATGCACGGCTATCTGGCCTTCGATGCCGCCGGCGAGCTGCTGGTGCCCTTCCGCACCTGGCGCAACACCTCCACCGCGCAGGCTGCCGCCGAGCTCAGCGAAGCATTGGACTTCAACATCCCCCAGCGCTGGTCCGTAGCGCACTACTTCCAAGCTCTGCTCAATGGCGAAGAGCACGTCTCGCAAGTGTCTAAGCTGAACACCCTGGCCGGCTTTGTCCATGAACTTCTCACCGGCAATTTCGTGCTCGGTGTCGGCGATGCCGCCGGTATGTTCCCCATCGATTCGGCCACCGGCAGCTACGATGCCCGGATGCTCTCGGCTTTCGACGCAGTGGCTGCCAAGCATGGAGCCACCACCGGACTTTCCGCGTTGCTGCCAGCGGCACTGCCTGCCGGCGCCGATGCCGGAACGCTGAGCGAAGCCGGATCCTTGCTGCTGGATCCCACCGGCCAGCTTCAGCACGGCAGCCCGATGTGCCCGCCTGAAGGCGACGCCGGAACCGGCATGGTAGCCACCAATTCGGTAGCCCAGCGCACCGGCAACATCTCCGCCGGCACCTCCATTTTCGCCATGGTGGTCCTCGATGCCCCGCTGAGGGAAGTGCACCACGAAATCGATGTGGTCACCACGCCCGATGGCCACCCGGTAGCCATGGTCCACTGCAATAACGGGGCCAGCGAATTCGCCGCCTGGGCCCAGGTTTTCGGGCAGTTCGCCCAAGCGCTGGGCAGCGAGGCCGATGGCAATGCGGTCTTCGAAACCCTGCTGCGAGCGGCGCTGGACGGTGCCGCCGACGGCGCCGGGCTTCTGGCCTACAACAACCTCTCAGGCGAGCCAGTCGCGGATCTGGCCGAAGGCCGCCCCGCGATCCTGCGCACCCCGGACTCCACGCTGAACCTGGCCAACCTCATGCGCGTCCAGGTATACGCAATGTTCGCCACCCTGAGCCTCGGGCTGCGGGTATTGGCTGCTGAAGGTGTCGAGGTCAAGCAGATGTTTGCCCATGGCGGCATCTTCCGCACCGCCGGGGTGGCCCAGCGCTTGCTGGCAGCCGCGATCAACACCCCGGTCCTGGTCGGCGACAGCGCCGGGCACGGGGGAGCCTGGGGCATTGCAGTCCTCGCGGCCTACCGCCGCCGGGTCCTCGACGGGCTGGCGCAGTCCCTGCCCGAATTCCTTGACTCCGAGGTGTTCGCTGGCGCCGCGTTGAATCTCGCCGAGCCGCTGGACGATGATCGCGCCGGCTTCGAAGCCTACCTGGAAACCTACGAGGCCGGCCTGGCCATCCAGCGCACGGCCATCACCGCCATCTAG
- a CDS encoding LacI family DNA-binding transcriptional regulator has product MTVVNIAQPGEGRPGNRPPSMADVAAMAGVSHQTVSRVLNDHPNVRAGTRDQVMEAIRQLGYRRNRAARTLATSHSSTIGILTVGSEFFGPQSTVLAIEAAARAQGYFVTVTALDRYDAHSASEALSHLVDQGVDGLVMVAPFEKVIDALDDAALAIPVVVVAARTEVPSADPAHYVYVDQREGARLATGHLLALGHRAIAHVSGPTGWFDATERQIGWQERMSEANAPIIEVPAESWQAQSGYEAGQRLVASVRAGEVTAVFAANDYLATGVLRAFWEAGLNVPNDVSVIGFDDLQISNFLIPSLTTVRQPFRDVGHAALTELLDGAATDKAPKVIAPTLVIRASTAPPKSR; this is encoded by the coding sequence ATGACCGTTGTGAACATTGCTCAGCCCGGAGAAGGGCGCCCAGGAAACCGACCCCCGTCGATGGCGGATGTGGCGGCCATGGCAGGGGTGTCTCATCAGACGGTCTCCCGTGTGCTGAATGATCATCCGAATGTCCGGGCCGGAACCCGCGACCAGGTGATGGAAGCGATCCGTCAGCTTGGCTACCGCCGCAATCGAGCAGCCCGTACGCTGGCCACCTCGCACTCCAGCACCATCGGCATCTTGACCGTCGGCAGCGAATTCTTCGGACCGCAATCCACCGTGCTCGCCATCGAGGCTGCGGCCCGCGCTCAAGGATATTTCGTGACTGTCACCGCCCTGGATCGCTACGACGCGCACAGCGCGAGCGAGGCGCTGAGCCACCTCGTGGATCAGGGGGTCGACGGATTGGTGATGGTGGCCCCTTTCGAGAAGGTCATCGATGCCCTGGATGACGCGGCGCTCGCGATTCCGGTGGTCGTGGTGGCCGCGCGCACCGAGGTTCCATCCGCGGATCCGGCTCACTACGTCTATGTCGATCAGCGCGAAGGTGCACGCTTGGCTACCGGTCATCTTCTAGCCCTGGGGCATCGCGCCATCGCGCATGTTTCCGGGCCGACCGGTTGGTTCGATGCCACCGAGCGCCAAATCGGCTGGCAGGAAAGAATGTCCGAGGCGAACGCCCCGATCATTGAGGTGCCGGCTGAATCCTGGCAAGCCCAGAGCGGCTACGAGGCGGGCCAGCGCTTGGTGGCCTCGGTGCGTGCGGGCGAGGTCACGGCGGTATTCGCGGCGAATGACTACCTGGCCACCGGCGTCTTGCGCGCCTTCTGGGAAGCCGGATTGAACGTGCCCAACGACGTTTCGGTCATTGGCTTTGATGACCTGCAGATCTCGAATTTCCTGATCCCTTCGCTGACCACAGTGCGCCAACCGTTCCGCGATGTTGGCCATGCGGCGCTCACCGAATTGCTGGATGGGGCAGCGACGGACAAGGCGCCGAAGGTGATTGCTCCAACGCTGGTCATCCGGGCAAGCACCGCGCCGCCAAAGTCCCGCTAA
- a CDS encoding sugar porter family MFS transporter: MSSAQNLASASSLPSLTSGPHSKRLGLISIVACFGGLLFGYDTGVANGAEGPMAAELGLDLLQVGVVISSLVFAAAVGALVSGKIADSWGRRKTIVALAVLFFGGTLFVVFSPDGPEPGTFSPMGFGVLVAGRIMLGVAVGGASTVVPVYLAELAPHEIRGSITGRNEMAIVAGQLAAFVLNAILGAWLGGSMDGVWRIMFSICALPALVLFFGMLRMPESPRWLVEKGHYQKALGVLETVRSADRALAEVREIQAMAEKEQLKNKPVGVKAVLKNKWLLRIVFVGIGVATMQQLTGINSIMYYGTRVLEEAGMTAQQAVLANIAFGVVAVIGGIIGLRNMARLDRRTTFMIGLSLTTICHLLVAFASMLVPAGSALRPVIILILVVAFVASMQTFLSVAVWVWLAEIFPLHMRGLCIGISVFFGWGTNGVLTLIFPTLVTGVGITGSFFIFAGVGAVALYFVATQVPETSGRTLEALEEDVTSGSIYRAR; this comes from the coding sequence ATGTCCAGCGCGCAAAATCTTGCGTCCGCATCGAGTTTGCCCTCACTGACTTCAGGTCCGCATTCCAAACGCCTGGGTTTGATCTCGATTGTCGCCTGCTTCGGCGGACTGCTCTTTGGATATGACACCGGGGTTGCCAATGGCGCCGAAGGACCGATGGCCGCGGAGCTTGGCCTGGACCTCCTGCAGGTGGGCGTGGTGATCAGCTCGCTGGTCTTCGCCGCCGCGGTCGGGGCGCTCGTGTCCGGGAAGATCGCCGATTCATGGGGCCGGCGCAAAACCATCGTCGCCCTGGCGGTCCTGTTCTTCGGGGGAACGCTATTCGTGGTTTTCTCGCCCGATGGTCCAGAGCCGGGAACCTTCTCCCCGATGGGGTTCGGCGTACTGGTTGCCGGCCGCATCATGCTTGGTGTGGCGGTGGGAGGGGCCTCCACCGTCGTGCCGGTGTACCTCGCCGAACTGGCTCCCCATGAGATTCGCGGTTCCATTACCGGCCGCAACGAAATGGCCATCGTGGCCGGCCAGTTGGCGGCCTTCGTCCTGAACGCGATCCTGGGCGCCTGGCTTGGCGGAAGCATGGACGGCGTCTGGCGCATCATGTTCTCCATCTGCGCCTTGCCAGCCCTGGTTCTGTTCTTCGGGATGCTTCGCATGCCCGAATCTCCGCGTTGGCTGGTGGAGAAGGGGCATTACCAGAAGGCGCTTGGAGTTCTCGAAACCGTTCGTTCTGCTGATCGTGCGCTCGCCGAAGTGCGCGAAATCCAAGCCATGGCCGAAAAAGAACAGCTGAAGAACAAGCCCGTCGGCGTCAAGGCGGTACTGAAGAACAAATGGCTCTTGCGCATTGTTTTCGTGGGCATCGGTGTGGCGACCATGCAGCAGCTGACCGGGATCAACTCGATCATGTACTACGGAACGCGGGTGCTGGAAGAGGCAGGCATGACCGCGCAGCAGGCGGTCCTGGCCAATATCGCTTTCGGCGTTGTTGCCGTCATTGGCGGCATCATCGGCCTGCGCAATATGGCCCGCCTTGATCGCCGGACGACCTTCATGATCGGGCTGTCGCTGACCACTATTTGCCATTTGCTGGTGGCTTTTGCCAGCATGCTGGTGCCGGCAGGAAGTGCGCTGCGCCCGGTCATCATCCTGATCCTCGTGGTGGCCTTCGTTGCCTCGATGCAGACTTTCCTGAGCGTGGCGGTCTGGGTTTGGCTTGCTGAGATCTTCCCTCTGCATATGCGTGGCCTGTGCATCGGCATCTCGGTCTTCTTCGGCTGGGGGACCAATGGCGTGCTGACGCTCATCTTCCCGACGTTGGTCACAGGCGTGGGAATCACCGGTTCCTTCTTCATCTTTGCCGGCGTTGGCGCGGTGGCGCTGTATTTCGTCGCTACCCAGGTTCCAGAAACCAGCGGGCGGACCCTTGAGGCATTGGAAGAGGATGTCACGAGCGGATCGATTTACCGTGCGCGATGA
- a CDS encoding sugar phosphate isomerase/epimerase family protein, whose protein sequence is MAKLSMNVTTSFYGNVATDIATAKSAGFGGIELQSPKLYRYLDAGYSVNTLPDMLAGLEVTGIGAVLDLERQGAARDDMLQEVRRMAEIATVVGAPILQMCTGPVDWNVVKDFKSGQLPDSDPRYRGTLGLPEPEALAIAASNVAAAADIAADHGLEIYLEPLAWSNINRCRHALEIIERSGRENVGIALDTWHFWTVGDTLEEVAALPKELIKAAHISDGLDLDRDRDVPAQDEHRNVVIGGGAIPLQQWVDAIKSTGYDGWWVSEMFSDRANEHDFHKVASTMRNLLDIMIS, encoded by the coding sequence ATGGCAAAACTCTCCATGAATGTCACGACCAGTTTTTATGGAAACGTCGCCACCGATATCGCCACCGCCAAGTCGGCCGGATTCGGCGGCATCGAATTGCAGAGCCCAAAGCTGTATCGGTACCTCGATGCCGGGTACTCGGTCAACACGCTTCCTGACATGCTCGCAGGCCTGGAAGTAACGGGCATCGGCGCGGTCCTTGATCTTGAACGCCAGGGCGCCGCGCGCGATGACATGCTCCAAGAAGTCAGGCGCATGGCCGAAATCGCTACCGTGGTCGGGGCTCCGATTCTGCAAATGTGCACCGGTCCGGTGGACTGGAATGTCGTCAAGGATTTCAAGAGCGGCCAGCTGCCCGATTCCGACCCCCGCTATCGCGGCACGCTCGGCCTGCCTGAGCCGGAGGCATTGGCGATTGCGGCCAGCAATGTCGCGGCCGCGGCCGACATCGCCGCGGACCACGGCCTGGAAATCTATCTGGAGCCACTGGCCTGGTCCAACATCAATCGCTGCCGCCACGCGTTGGAAATCATCGAGCGCAGCGGGCGGGAGAATGTCGGCATCGCGCTGGACACCTGGCATTTCTGGACGGTGGGCGACACGCTGGAAGAAGTTGCCGCCTTGCCCAAGGAGCTCATCAAGGCCGCGCACATCTCGGACGGCCTCGACCTGGACCGCGACCGGGATGTTCCGGCCCAGGACGAGCATCGCAATGTCGTGATTGGGGGTGGCGCCATTCCATTGCAGCAGTGGGTGGATGCCATCAAGTCCACCGGCTACGACGGCTGGTGGGTTTCCGAGATGTTCTCCGACCGGGCCAATGAACACGACTTCCACAAGGTCGCGAGCACCATGCGCAACCTGCTCGACATCATGATCTCCTAA
- a CDS encoding Gfo/Idh/MocA family oxidoreductase → MQRFALIGAGFIGSVHAQNLASHPDVDFRLVYDIDVQRASALAAQHGAKAAASLDDIFNNDQLDAVFIASSTDSHAQNLRLAADAGLAALVEKPIDLDLETAKSTVAYVERSGIKAMVNFNRRFDSAHAELRDLVRQGSIGSLALLQLTSRGPALPPVDYLKSSGGQFRDQAVHFYDLATWIAGVDPVQIHAFGSALAAPEIAEFGDVDTSISSLLFPDGALAQIDCVRHTGYGYDERIEALGSEGLAESERQRSGHVTLVRKEHARSHGLHGNWFDRVKPTYAASLSAFVKALEEDLDSPITLREGLKSQAIAQAAVRSLSSGHSEAIDYSL, encoded by the coding sequence ATGCAACGATTCGCCCTGATTGGCGCAGGCTTCATCGGCTCCGTCCACGCGCAGAACCTGGCATCCCACCCCGATGTGGATTTCCGCCTGGTCTACGACATCGATGTCCAGCGGGCTTCGGCCCTGGCTGCCCAGCACGGCGCCAAGGCCGCAGCTTCGCTCGACGACATCTTCAACAACGATCAGCTCGACGCGGTCTTCATCGCCTCATCCACAGATTCACACGCCCAGAACCTTCGGCTCGCGGCCGACGCCGGGTTGGCGGCCCTGGTTGAAAAACCCATCGACCTCGACCTCGAGACCGCCAAATCGACGGTGGCCTACGTGGAACGCTCCGGCATCAAGGCCATGGTGAATTTCAATCGCCGGTTCGATTCGGCCCACGCCGAGCTCAGGGACCTGGTTCGCCAAGGCTCGATCGGTTCCCTGGCGCTGCTGCAATTGACCTCCCGCGGGCCCGCCCTGCCCCCGGTGGACTACCTCAAGAGCTCCGGCGGCCAGTTCCGCGACCAGGCCGTGCATTTCTACGATTTGGCAACCTGGATCGCCGGAGTGGATCCGGTCCAGATCCATGCCTTCGGCTCAGCCCTCGCGGCCCCGGAAATCGCAGAATTCGGCGATGTCGATACCTCGATCAGCTCCTTGCTCTTTCCCGATGGGGCCCTGGCGCAGATCGACTGCGTGCGGCACACCGGCTACGGCTATGACGAACGCATCGAAGCCTTGGGCTCGGAGGGACTGGCGGAATCAGAGCGCCAGCGCTCGGGCCATGTCACGCTCGTGCGCAAGGAGCATGCCCGGTCCCACGGCCTGCACGGAAACTGGTTCGACCGGGTCAAGCCGACCTACGCCGCGAGCCTCAGCGCCTTCGTCAAGGCCCTGGAGGAGGACCTGGACTCCCCCATCACGCTGCGCGAGGGCCTGAAGTCCCAGGCCATTGCCCAGGCCGCGGTGCGCTCGCTCTCCTCGGGCCACAGCGAGGCTATCGACTACTCCCTGTAG
- a CDS encoding substrate-binding domain-containing protein: MLRWIESKGSHIAGLVLAGALLLAGCSAHGGRQVAEDDAPMGQVATTDRIKLAMITHGAPGNTFWDTIRRGAQEAATKDNVELIYSSDPEGGRQAQLIEQYVVQGVDGIIVTLAKPGALKDVLAKAEEAGIPIVSINSGGEVSAAMGAFAHFGSDEKLAGEAVGERLKAEGKASPICVIHEQGNVGLEARCEGVKKVIPATENLYVQGSDMTQVASTITAKLQTSQQADAVVALDAPIALTAAASTSETGSGAVIASFDLNAELAQAIVDRKILFSVDQQPWLQGYMAVDALWQNHRGGFEIGGGKDILTGPAIVDSANGEAVLEFAQEGIR, from the coding sequence ATGTTGCGTTGGATTGAATCGAAAGGTTCGCATATTGCTGGATTGGTGCTCGCCGGGGCGCTGCTCCTGGCCGGATGCTCAGCACACGGCGGCCGCCAGGTGGCAGAAGACGATGCGCCAATGGGACAAGTTGCCACCACGGATCGCATCAAGCTAGCCATGATCACCCATGGGGCGCCGGGGAACACATTCTGGGATACCATCCGGCGAGGTGCCCAAGAAGCCGCAACCAAGGACAACGTCGAGTTGATCTACAGTTCGGATCCGGAGGGCGGGAGGCAGGCCCAGCTTATTGAGCAGTACGTGGTTCAGGGCGTTGACGGGATTATTGTGACCCTGGCGAAACCCGGCGCGCTGAAGGATGTCCTGGCGAAGGCCGAGGAAGCTGGCATCCCTATTGTGTCGATCAATTCGGGAGGCGAAGTATCTGCGGCGATGGGAGCCTTTGCCCATTTCGGCAGTGACGAGAAACTGGCGGGAGAGGCCGTCGGTGAGCGGCTCAAGGCGGAAGGCAAAGCCTCGCCGATCTGCGTGATCCACGAGCAAGGAAACGTGGGCCTGGAAGCCAGATGTGAAGGCGTGAAAAAGGTGATTCCCGCGACGGAGAACCTCTATGTCCAGGGCTCGGACATGACCCAAGTCGCCTCCACCATCACGGCCAAGCTGCAAACTTCGCAGCAAGCCGACGCAGTGGTGGCACTCGACGCACCCATAGCGCTGACCGCTGCCGCATCGACGTCGGAGACGGGCAGCGGCGCCGTTATCGCGTCCTTCGATCTGAATGCCGAACTTGCCCAGGCGATCGTGGATCGCAAGATCCTGTTCAGCGTGGACCAGCAGCCGTGGCTGCAAGGCTACATGGCTGTGGACGCCCTCTGGCAGAACCACCGTGGCGGATTCGAGATCGGCGGTGGAAAGGACATCCTGACCGGCCCGGCCATTGTCGACTCGGCAAATGGCGAGGCCGTCCTGGAATTCGCTCAAGAAGGGATCCGCTAA
- a CDS encoding ATP-binding cassette domain-containing protein — protein sequence MNTRKNKKAAELLDQLEPKTSDNLLTLKGVGKHYGSIIALRGVDMVVDPGKVTCVLGDNGAGKSTLIKIIAGLHQHDEGEFTLHGSAIKLKSPRVALDAGIAAVYQDLAVVPLMPIWRNFFLGSELTTGVGPFKKLDVQKMKDITKQELSDMGIDLRDVEQPIGQLSGGERQCVAIARAVYFGAKVLILDEPTAALGVKQSGVVLRYILQARDRGLGVIFITHNPHHAYPVGDSFLLLKRGRSIGYYSKAEITVEELTAQMAGGAELAELAHELEQLGGHAEELAEAEAGAAAK from the coding sequence ATGAATACTCGTAAGAACAAGAAGGCCGCAGAGCTGCTGGACCAGCTCGAGCCGAAGACCAGCGATAACCTGCTCACCCTCAAGGGCGTTGGCAAGCACTACGGAAGCATCATCGCGCTGCGCGGAGTGGATATGGTGGTCGATCCGGGCAAGGTGACCTGCGTGCTCGGAGACAATGGTGCCGGCAAGTCCACGCTCATCAAGATCATCGCCGGCCTGCACCAGCATGATGAAGGGGAATTCACGCTGCATGGCTCCGCGATCAAGCTCAAGAGCCCCCGCGTCGCCCTGGATGCCGGCATCGCCGCCGTCTACCAGGACTTGGCGGTTGTGCCGCTGATGCCGATCTGGCGCAACTTCTTCCTCGGCTCGGAACTGACCACCGGTGTGGGGCCGTTCAAGAAGCTCGACGTGCAGAAGATGAAGGACATCACCAAGCAGGAGCTCTCCGACATGGGGATCGACCTTCGCGACGTGGAGCAGCCCATCGGCCAGCTCTCCGGTGGCGAACGCCAGTGCGTGGCCATCGCCCGTGCCGTGTACTTCGGCGCCAAGGTCCTGATCCTCGATGAGCCCACGGCGGCCTTGGGCGTCAAGCAGTCCGGCGTGGTGCTGCGCTACATCCTGCAGGCGCGCGACCGCGGGCTGGGCGTCATCTTCATTACGCACAACCCGCACCATGCCTATCCGGTGGGCGACTCGTTCCTGCTGCTCAAACGGGGCCGTTCCATCGGGTATTACTCCAAGGCGGAAATCACCGTAGAAGAGCTGACCGCGCAGATGGCCGGTGGTGCCGAATTGGCCGAGCTGGCCCACGAGCTGGAGCAGCTCGGCGGCCACGCCGAGGAACTGGCAGAAGCCGAGGCGGGCGCGGCAGCGAAGTAG
- a CDS encoding ABC transporter permease, translating into MSSLTASPSHKKTATVHDERVGKKSTLSVLLGRPEIGALVGAVALFIFFAIVAPVFLAPASLATVLYGASTIGIMAVGVSLLMIGGEFDLSTGVAVISSALSASLISWYFGLNVWVGVVLALVVSLLIGFINGIILIKTKLPSFIVTLASFLMLTGLNLGLTRAIGGSVSSPSIANMDGFQSAKAVFASSVNIGGIDVKVTVFIWLAMVVIASWVLLRTKIGNWIFAIGGDEKAARAVGVPVVRTKIGLFMAVGLCGWVLGMHNLFAFDSVQSGEGIGNEFLYIIAAVIGGCLLTGGYGSAIGGAIGAFIFGMANKGIVYAEWNPDWFKFFLGLMLLLATVVNIVVKKRAESSK; encoded by the coding sequence ATGTCATCATTAACAGCTTCACCCTCGCATAAGAAAACCGCCACAGTGCACGATGAGCGCGTCGGGAAGAAAAGCACGCTGTCCGTTCTGCTCGGACGACCGGAAATCGGTGCCCTTGTTGGCGCAGTGGCACTGTTCATTTTCTTTGCCATCGTCGCTCCGGTCTTCTTGGCTCCGGCTTCGCTGGCCACCGTCCTCTACGGCGCTTCGACCATCGGGATCATGGCGGTCGGCGTCTCACTGCTCATGATCGGCGGGGAATTCGACCTGTCCACCGGCGTCGCGGTGATCTCCTCGGCGCTGAGCGCATCGTTGATCTCCTGGTACTTCGGACTGAACGTCTGGGTCGGCGTCGTGCTGGCGCTCGTCGTTTCCCTGCTCATCGGCTTCATCAACGGCATCATCCTGATCAAGACCAAGCTGCCCTCCTTCATCGTGACGCTGGCCAGCTTCCTGATGCTCACCGGCCTGAACCTGGGCTTGACCCGTGCCATCGGCGGTTCGGTGTCTTCGCCGTCCATCGCCAACATGGACGGATTCCAAAGCGCCAAAGCGGTGTTCGCATCGTCGGTGAACATCGGGGGCATCGATGTGAAGGTCACCGTCTTCATCTGGCTCGCCATGGTGGTCATCGCCTCGTGGGTCCTGCTGCGCACCAAGATCGGCAACTGGATCTTCGCCATCGGCGGCGATGAAAAAGCAGCCCGTGCGGTGGGCGTTCCGGTGGTCCGCACGAAGATCGGCCTGTTCATGGCAGTCGGATTGTGCGGGTGGGTGCTGGGAATGCACAACCTGTTCGCCTTTGATTCGGTGCAGTCCGGCGAAGGCATCGGCAATGAGTTCCTCTACATCATCGCTGCCGTGATCGGTGGCTGCCTGCTCACCGGCGGCTACGGTTCCGCCATTGGCGGTGCCATCGGCGCCTTCATCTTCGGCATGGCCAACAAGGGCATTGTGTACGCCGAATGGAACCCGGACTGGTTCAAGTTCTTCCTGGGCCTGATGCTGCTCTTGGCGACGGTGGTCAACATCGTGGTGAAAAAGCGCGCGGAATCCAGCAAATAG
- a CDS encoding sugar ABC transporter substrate-binding protein → MGKPSWRKLAVTLAIVPALGLAACSSGGGRAPEPEGNAGGGAVASTDRINIAVITHAAPGDTFWDILRKGAEEAAAKDNVELQYLSDPDGGRQSQLIEQAIDQGVDGIAVTLAKPDAMKGALKKATDAGIPIVSLNAGEERFKDLGVFAHFGSNEQLAGEAAGEKLKEAGLKKPICVIQEQGHVGLEARCAGVKKVIPGTEVLYVQGTDMTQVESTATAKLQADKQADAIIGLGAPFTMTLLKAKETANSKVEVASFDMNSQLVQEITDGNVLFTVDQQPWLQGYMAVDALWQNHRGGFTIGGGQATLTGPAIVDKAVAEKITSFAEEGVR, encoded by the coding sequence ATGGGAAAGCCATCTTGGCGCAAACTCGCAGTAACACTCGCTATCGTTCCCGCTTTGGGGTTGGCAGCCTGTTCCTCCGGCGGAGGGCGTGCCCCGGAACCCGAGGGCAACGCGGGAGGCGGGGCAGTGGCGAGCACGGACCGAATCAATATCGCCGTCATCACCCACGCCGCACCGGGCGATACTTTCTGGGACATTCTCCGCAAGGGGGCCGAGGAAGCTGCGGCCAAGGATAATGTGGAGCTTCAGTACCTCAGCGACCCGGATGGCGGACGTCAATCCCAGCTGATCGAGCAGGCGATCGACCAAGGAGTCGATGGCATCGCCGTGACCCTGGCCAAGCCCGATGCCATGAAAGGCGCACTGAAAAAAGCCACCGATGCGGGGATTCCCATCGTGAGCCTGAATGCCGGCGAAGAGCGCTTCAAGGATCTCGGGGTGTTTGCACACTTTGGTTCCAATGAGCAGCTGGCGGGAGAAGCCGCAGGCGAAAAGCTGAAGGAAGCCGGGCTCAAGAAGCCGATCTGCGTCATCCAGGAACAAGGGCATGTGGGCCTTGAAGCACGCTGCGCCGGTGTCAAGAAAGTGATCCCGGGAACCGAAGTGCTCTACGTTCAGGGCACCGACATGACGCAGGTGGAATCCACCGCTACCGCTAAGCTCCAGGCTGACAAGCAGGCCGATGCCATTATCGGCCTGGGTGCACCATTCACCATGACCCTGCTCAAAGCGAAGGAAACCGCCAATTCGAAGGTCGAAGTTGCTTCCTTCGACATGAACTCGCAGCTGGTCCAGGAAATCACCGATGGCAACGTGCTGTTCACCGTCGACCAGCAGCCCTGGTTGCAGGGATATATGGCAGTGGATGCGTTGTGGCAGAACCATCGTGGCGGCTTCACCATCGGTGGCGGACAGGCAACCTTGACCGGTCCTGCTATCGTCGACAAAGCCGTAGCAGAGAAAATCACCAGTTTCGCAGAAGAAGGCGTCCGCTAG